From Sphingobacterium bambusae:
TTATTCTATTGGACGACAGCTGTATGGGATAAGGGCAAACGGTAGCCCCTTCCAAGTCGTAATCTGTATTATATTGGCCGATTACCAATCCACCCTGCTCCACAAAATCCCTTAATTTACTGTTCACATGCCAAGTATAGCTACCACTGTAATTATAAAGTCTTATGCCCAACACAATAGCATCATAATGAGATATGTCCGCAGTGAGGAAATGGGCTATTTCATAACAATCCACCTGCTCCACAAAACTTTTTAAAGCTTCCGCTACTTCGTCTTCCCTCCCTTTAATATAGGCTATCCGTCGCACACTCGAATTGACGACAGCTTTCACCACCTTCATCGTTGACGTTGGAAAATAATATTGCGGTGTGATGTGCGGGTAATCGATACATTTCATTGCCTCCTTATAAATCTCTCCATCGATTTCGATCTCGAAACTAAGCTCTGTCGACCATGGCGAGGCTCCACTACTCAATGCGAACGCATATACCTCTTCTTCGCCCTCGGCCAACACAAAAGACATTTGTTGCGGAAAGATAGCACATTCCGACGTCGCCGTCAAGCGCAGCTTCCCCTTGTTAATCCCCTTGCCCAAAGCCTTTACACGTACTTTTACAACAGCGGGATTTTCGTCGGCGATAAGCAAAGTAGGCTGTTCGAAAACAGCGCAAACCGGCGGAGATACCGTTAACGTTGTTCCTCTTAAAGACGACGTTTCCCTTGGTCTACCGGCTAAAATGGGAATAGCCATGTCTACAACGTGACCAGCAACAGCAATTTTCAGATCAATAGATAAGGACAAAGTGCCTGTTTCTGTTGTCACCTCGTGTATAGCTTTCGTTAGATAGCGGCCACGTTCGCTCCCTTCTTTTAACCAAGCCGCCTGCGCGAACGCTGCATCACGAGGTACCCTATAGTCGATAAAAAGTTGTTCCTTACCGTTAATCAACAAGTCGGGAGATAAGCGTGCGGTATGCTTGCCTGTGGCGATTAATTGTAGAGGCAAGAGCGCGTTGTGCCGGAAGTTCAATTCTATATTGATCTTCTCTCCGGGACAAACCGTCAGCACATTGCCGTAGGCGTTCACTTCCAAGTCCAACAAACGAAATAGCAGCTGTTCCACAGCTAAACGTTTCTTTGCCACGCGTGGATCGTCAGCATACGTGGATATATGTTGCAATAAACTGTGTAACACTGCAGCAGCACGCTTTTCATGTCCACCTGTAACCAAGTCAATTAATTGATCTACGGTTTGTTTAAATTTAAAGCATGCGATAGTTGTGTCATGCTCATTGGCCTGAAGGAAAGTCTCCTTGAGCAATGGTGCACCGGCAACCCACTCAAAATACTCGAAACTTGCCCCTTCACTCGCCAGACATGCCATCGCTTGACACCTGTGTTGATTTCTGCTCTCGGCGGCCAATCTCGAAAACGATTGCGCGATGTAACGACTTCTTGCCGGTATAAATAGTGGTATCTGATACGATTTTGGTGTGATCTGCCCGCCAATTTCCTTCACGCCAGACTCTGCATATACGTTCCACAAGAGCTGCTTCGTCTGCCAAGTGTCTAACTGTGCTAGTTGATCGGGGTAAGCACTAGTTTTGGCCGCCAACGCGAAAGCCTTGCCAATTAAAATAGCGGAAGCTTGATGATGTCCATGCCGATCAGCCACAACCGGCGAAAAACGAGAAATGATGATATCGGGTTGATATTGCCGAATAATATATACGAGATCTTCGAGTATTGCATCTTCACCCCAAACAGATATAGACTCCTGCGCGCATTTTGAAAAACCAAAATCCTTCGCACGGGTAAAAAATTGGCGCCCGCCATCCACACGACGTGCTTGTATAGATTCCTGTACCCGTAGAATACCGAGGTCATCGCCGCTTTCCGCTCCGATAAAATTCTGTCCCCCTTCTCCACGCGTCAAAGATAAATAGGCAACATCCATGAAACGCTCCTTGGCCAAGTAAGCTATAAGCTTATTATTCTCATCATCAGGATGTGCCCCCACATACAGCACCCGTCCAAACTCCCGCAGCTTCATCAGTTCCAAAACGGTGGTTGACAAATGCTCCTCACCCCCTTGTGCCTGATAACTGCCTTGCGCAATATGTACATTAAAATTTCCCAACATAATAAACCAATTAAATCTTAAGCTATTTACTTCATGGATTAGCGCGCAAAACTATCGCAAGCATGGCGCCTTCCCTCCCGGTATCAAAAGTAGCAAAAAATAATAAAATCTACTAATTCTATAGATTTAATTTGTTTTATCGATTTATGTTCTTAGATTTGTCCTATCATACAAAAACATAGGTTTATAATTGGTTAGCTAAAGGTTTCCATTCTCCCCGTCTGGAAACCTTTTTTCGAAGAATATTAACTAAACAACATATATAGAGAAAGAGGATGCCTTGTGCTCCTCTTTTGTTTATCCTGATACTTAAGCTTCCTGTTGCCCGTCCAGCTGTTGTCGCAAAAGCTTCACATCCAAACCTTTCTCATATTTAGCAATAACAATACTGGCAGCCGCATTACCGATGATATTAGTTATTGCGCGCGCTTCACTCATAAATCGATCTATCCCAAGTATTAGGCCAACAGCCTCCACAGGTACGTGCCCCACCACCGGCAGCGTGGCCGCCAACGTCACGAAACCACTTCCCGTAACACCTGCCGCACCCTTTGACGTCAACAGCAACACCAACAGTAGAGATATTTCCTGTTGCAACGAAAGGTACATGTTTAATGCCTGTGCAACAAAAACGGCAGCCATTGTCAGGTAGATACAGGTGCCATCGAGATTAAAAGAGTAACCTGTTGGAATCACAAGTCCGACAATAGATTTTGAACAGCCCGCCCGTTCCAATTTTTGCATGATGCCCGGCAGCGCAGATTCCGAGGATGAAGTTCCCAGCACGATCAGTAGCTCCTCCTTCATAAAACGGATAAGCTTCAGTATACTGATCCCGACATAGAAATAAAGTACGCCGCCAATCACGAACACAATAAATACAATACAAGTTAGATAAAAGCTTAGCATCAATAGCCCCAACTTAGATAAGGCCTCTACACCATATTTCCCAATGGTGAAACCCATTGCCCCCATTGCGCCAATGGGTGCCAAGTACATAATCATGCGGATGATGGCAAAGAGCCCTTTCAGAAAGGAGTTCAGCACCGTCATGACGGGTGCCGCCGCTTCCGAACCAATTTTTGTTAAAGCGATACCGAAGAGAACTGCAAAAACGAGCACCTGCAAGAGATTGTCCGACGCCACCGCGGCAATAACATTTTCCGGAATAATACTCAGTATCCATTCCATCATATTTTTTTGCGTCTGCGCTTCCTTCACGTAATGTGCTACACTTGATGCGTCTAAGGTATTCGGATCGATATTCATTCCTGTACCCGGCTGTATCCAATTGACGAAAATTAAGCCGATCAACAGAGCAATGGTTGTCATCACCTCAAAATAAATTAAAGCGGAAAACCCAACCTTGCCCACTTTTTTTACGTCCTGCATTCCCGCAATACCAATCACGATGGAACTAAAGATCAATGGTGCTATGACCATCTTAATAAGCTTGATAAAGCCATCACCCAAAGGCTTCAGCTTTATGGCACTATCCGGATAAAAAACACCTAGCAATATCCCAACCGTTATCCCGATCAAGACTTGTACATACAAACTTTGGAAAACTTTACGCATAATGAGGTCTATTTCACATCTATAATTGAAAGACCTAATATAGATATTTTTCCATGCGCGACCATGGCATTAAAAATTACGCTCACAGAAAGAAGACACGGTAGAGCATATTCGCAGGCTGATAAAGCGAACACACAGGGAGGGACAAATGGGCATAAAAAAAGCGATTTAAAACTCCCTGACGAAAGCTTCAAATCGCTTAAAAATTAATGCATTGCTATTATTTCTTAGTAGCGTTCAATTGAATACCGATTTCGATATCTTTGCTGATCATCCATTCCGCTGGATCACCTTCCGAAGTACCAAATTTAATACCCCAATCGGCACGGTTTACCGTGAATTTAGCTGCAACAGAAACTTTATCACCTTCAACCGCAACTTTTGCAGGGAAAGAGATATTCAATGTGCTGTCTAGCAATGTCAAATTACCGCTAACGGTCTTATTGGCACCTTCGATAGCATCTTTCGCTGTAGTAGCATCCAAATCAGCTACTTTCGTGATTTTAAAGGCTGCAGTAGCAAATTTCTCTACATCAAAGAAATCAGCATTTTTCAAATGGTTTTCAAGATCTGAAGCTTTTTTATCAGCTTCTGTAACCGATGCAGAATCAACTTTCAACGATTTCATATCGATCGTGAAGTCACCAGCAGCGATGTTGTTGTCTGCCACAGACAGTTCGCCTGATGTCAACGACAACGTTCCCCAACGTGGTGCAAAACCGCCTTTGTGAAAAGCTTTCCAATCAACTTTAGATGTTGCCAAATCAACCGCATAAGCATCTCCTTGTGCTTCCGCTACCGTCTGCTCGCTAGACGTATTGGTGTTCGAACCGCTTCCGCCACAAGAAGCGAAAACAAGGGCGGCAACAGCCACCATAGATAAACCGATTTTTTTCATAAATGTGCTTTTTTGTTCTAAATCAATGCTAAAATTATTTATCTTTTTTGAGTTACGCAATATCTAGTATAATAATAGTCATAAAAAGACATAAAAATTACTGTCTTATAGAAGTTCAAACAAGTATTTTACCTCCCTCCCCACTGCTCCAACGAAGTTCTAATAATTGCGATAGCTTCAACAAGCTGTTTCTGTGAAATGACTAGCGGTGGGGCAAACCGAATTTTGTCACCATGCGTTGGTTTTGCCAAAAGACCGTTCTGCATCATCAATAAACACAGCTCGTAGGCCGCATCCTTATTTTCATGACTGATAACAATCGCATTCAACAGGCCTTTTCCACGTACCAATTTAATTGCCGGGTGATTCATTTCTTCAATTGCCGTGCGAAAGATTATCCCTAAGGCTTCCGCTTTTTCGGCCAAACCTTCCTCCCGTAGCACTTCCAACGCTGCTATGCCCACTGCACAAGCCAATGGATTTCCACCATATGTAGAACCATGCTCGCCCGGTTGGATTGTAAGCATCACTTCATCATTTGCAAGTACCGCCGATACTGGCAGCATACCGCCACTCAATGCTTTGCCCAAGATCAATACATCGGGCTTCACCGCTTCATGATCACAAGCCAATAGCCGCCCAGTGCGCGATAGTCCAGTCTGAATCTCATCCGCTATAAAAAGGACGCGATGCTGCTTACATAGAGAAAAAGCTTTGGACAAGTAACCCTCATCCGGAACTAAAACACCAGCTTCTCCTTGAATAGGTTCAATCAATAAACCCACAACGTTCGCATCTTGTAGCGCAAATTCCAACGCATCCAAATCGTTATAGGGAATTGTTATATATCCATCAACAAAAGGCCCAAAACCATTTCTAGCTGTCTCATCCGTACTAAACGAAATGACATTGACCGTTCTACCATGGAAATTACCATCCAACGTAATGATTTTTGCCGCCCCATCCGCTACACCCTTCACCAAGTATCCCCATTTACGTGCCAATTTAATAGCGGTTTCCACCGCTTCTACGCCAGTATTCATAGGCAATACTCTGTCATACCCAAAATATTTGGTAATATAAGCGACATACGTAGCCAATTTATCGCTATGAAAGGCTCGAGATGTCAACGTCAATTGCTGCGACTGCTTAACCATCGCTTCAACGAGTTTCGGATGGCAGTGTCCTTGATTGACGGCAGAATAGCCGGATAAGAAATCGAAATATCGCTTTCCCTCAACGTCCCACACGAAAGGACCCTCGCCCTTTTCCAAAACCACCGGCAAGGGGTGGTAGTTATGCGCACCAAAGGCATCTTCATCTTTAATCAATTGGGCAGTTTTCTCTGGTAGCTCGTAATTTTCGATCATCATCTAACGTTCTATACCCATAAAAATAAGAATTAAATCTAAAAAAGAAGAGTCTACGACAAGTTGCCGTAACAATTTACCAGCACGCTATTTCGCATTTCCCCTCCTTCAATGGCGATATTTCAGAATATTTTGGAGATATTTGAAATTTCTAACCTTACAAAAACAAAAGGCATGCTGCCCACACCATACATCATTATACTATGTTTCTTCCTTCTGTTCGGTAAAGACGTGACCGCTACCGTTGTTCAACGCGACTCCTCCGAGCAGCAAGCAATCAGCCAGATTGATCAAAAATCCGTCGAGCTGGAACAGATGAGAAA
This genomic window contains:
- a CDS encoding PIG-L family deacetylase; translation: MLGNFNVHIAQGSYQAQGGEEHLSTTVLELMKLREFGRVLYVGAHPDDENNKLIAYLAKERFMDVAYLSLTRGEGGQNFIGAESGDDLGILRVQESIQARRVDGGRQFFTRAKDFGFSKCAQESISVWGEDAILEDLVYIIRQYQPDIIISRFSPVVADRHGHHQASAILIGKAFALAAKTSAYPDQLAQLDTWQTKQLLWNVYAESGVKEIGGQITPKSYQIPLFIPARSRYIAQSFSRLAAESRNQHRCQAMACLASEGASFEYFEWVAGAPLLKETFLQANEHDTTIACFKFKQTVDQLIDLVTGGHEKRAAAVLHSLLQHISTYADDPRVAKKRLAVEQLLFRLLDLEVNAYGNVLTVCPGEKINIELNFRHNALLPLQLIATGKHTARLSPDLLINGKEQLFIDYRVPRDAAFAQAAWLKEGSERGRYLTKAIHEVTTETGTLSLSIDLKIAVAGHVVDMAIPILAGRPRETSSLRGTTLTVSPPVCAVFEQPTLLIADENPAVVKVRVKALGKGINKGKLRLTATSECAIFPQQMSFVLAEGEEEVYAFALSSGASPWSTELSFEIEIDGEIYKEAMKCIDYPHITPQYYFPTSTMKVVKAVVNSSVRRIAYIKGREDEVAEALKSFVEQVDCYEIAHFLTADISHYDAIVLGIRLYNYSGSYTWHVNSKLRDFVEQGGLVIGQYNTDYDLEGATVCPYPIQLSSNRITNAQSTIRFVGDHRILRYPNVIDASDFEGWTHDRALFLPQAWDEDFVPVLSSADQGSWQESGLLLVAKKGKGYFVYTALSLFRQLPLAVPGAYRLFANLLNYRGAE
- the dctA gene encoding C4-dicarboxylate transporter DctA, whose product is MRKVFQSLYVQVLIGITVGILLGVFYPDSAIKLKPLGDGFIKLIKMVIAPLIFSSIVIGIAGMQDVKKVGKVGFSALIYFEVMTTIALLIGLIFVNWIQPGTGMNIDPNTLDASSVAHYVKEAQTQKNMMEWILSIIPENVIAAVASDNLLQVLVFAVLFGIALTKIGSEAAAPVMTVLNSFLKGLFAIIRMIMYLAPIGAMGAMGFTIGKYGVEALSKLGLLMLSFYLTCIVFIVFVIGGVLYFYVGISILKLIRFMKEELLIVLGTSSSESALPGIMQKLERAGCSKSIVGLVIPTGYSFNLDGTCIYLTMAAVFVAQALNMYLSLQQEISLLLVLLLTSKGAAGVTGSGFVTLAATLPVVGHVPVEAVGLILGIDRFMSEARAITNIIGNAAASIVIAKYEKGLDVKLLRQQLDGQQEA
- a CDS encoding YceI family protein, giving the protein MKKIGLSMVAVAALVFASCGGSGSNTNTSSEQTVAEAQGDAYAVDLATSKVDWKAFHKGGFAPRWGTLSLTSGELSVADNNIAAGDFTIDMKSLKVDSASVTEADKKASDLENHLKNADFFDVEKFATAAFKITKVADLDATTAKDAIEGANKTVSGNLTLLDSTLNISFPAKVAVEGDKVSVAAKFTVNRADWGIKFGTSEGDPAEWMISKDIEIGIQLNATKK
- the rocD gene encoding ornithine--oxo-acid transaminase, coding for MMIENYELPEKTAQLIKDEDAFGAHNYHPLPVVLEKGEGPFVWDVEGKRYFDFLSGYSAVNQGHCHPKLVEAMVKQSQQLTLTSRAFHSDKLATYVAYITKYFGYDRVLPMNTGVEAVETAIKLARKWGYLVKGVADGAAKIITLDGNFHGRTVNVISFSTDETARNGFGPFVDGYITIPYNDLDALEFALQDANVVGLLIEPIQGEAGVLVPDEGYLSKAFSLCKQHRVLFIADEIQTGLSRTGRLLACDHEAVKPDVLILGKALSGGMLPVSAVLANDEVMLTIQPGEHGSTYGGNPLACAVGIAALEVLREEGLAEKAEALGIIFRTAIEEMNHPAIKLVRGKGLLNAIVISHENKDAAYELCLLMMQNGLLAKPTHGDKIRFAPPLVISQKQLVEAIAIIRTSLEQWGGR